A stretch of the Nicotiana tabacum cultivar K326 chromosome 6, ASM71507v2, whole genome shotgun sequence genome encodes the following:
- the LOC107773170 gene encoding polypyrimidine tract-binding protein homolog 3-like, protein MTDPSKVIHVRNVGHEISENDLLQLFQPFGVITKLVMLRAKNQALLQMQDVPSAVKALQFYTNVQPSIRGRNVYVQFSSHQELTTMDQNTQGRGDEPNRILLVTIHHMLYPITVDVLHQVFSSHGFVEKIVTFSLSVGFQALIQFQLQQSAVSARNSLQGRNIYDGCCQLDIQFSNLDELQVNYNNERSRDFTNPNLPSEQKGKSSQQGYGDMYSFQASGAHAGGFPQMGNAEAIAAAFAGGLPPGISGTNDRCTILVSNLDSDRIDEDKLFNLFSLYGNIIRIKILRNKPDHALVQMGDGFQAELAVHFLKGAILFDKRLEVNFSKHPNITTGPDTHDYSNSNLNRFNRNAAKNYRYCCSPTKMIHLSSLPQDVTEEEIVAHLEEHGPIINSKLFEMNGKQQALVLFEKEEQATEALVCKNATPLGGSTIRISFSQLQSI, encoded by the exons ATGACTGATCCTTCAAAGGTCATTCATGTTCGCAATGTGGGGCATGAGATCTCAGAG AATGATTTGCTTCAACTATTCCAGCCATTTGGCGTCATTACCAAACTTGTAATGCTTAGGGCTAAAAATCAG GCCCTCTTACAAATGCAAGATGTCCCTTCAGCTGTAAAGGCATTGCAATTCTACACAAATGTTCAGCCCAGCATAAG GGGGAGGAATGTTTATGTTCAGTTCTCATCTCACCAAGAACTGACAACTATGGATCAAAATACGCAAGGGCGAGGAGATGAG CCTAACCGAATTCTCTTAGTCACAATACATCACATGCTATACCCTATAACTGTGGATGTGCTGCATCAAGTGTTTTCTTCACATGGATTTGTAGAGAAGATCGTtacgttctctctctc CGTAGGTTTTCAAGCTTTAATCCAGTTTCAACTACAACAAAGTGCTGTTTCTGCAAGGAACTCACTTCAG GGGCGTAATATATATGATGGCTGCTGTCAGCTTGACATACAGTTCTCTAA CCTAGATGAATTGCAAGTGAACTACAATAATGAGCGTTCAAG GGACTTCACTAACCCGAATCTACCATCAGAACAGAAGGGCAAATCCTCTCAG CAAGGATATGGAGATATGTACTCCTTCCAAGCTTCTGGAGCTCATGCAG GTGGATTTCCTCAG ATGGGAAATGCTGAAGCAATTGCAGCTGCGTTTGCTGGTGGTTTGCCACCTGGAATTAGCGGGACAAATGACAGATGTACTATTCTTGTGTCTAATTTAGATTCAGAT AGAATAGATGAGGACAAGCTTTTTAATCTCTTTTCCCTTTATGGAAACATTATCAGAATTAAGATTCTGCGCAATAAACCAGATCATGCTCTGGTTCAGATGGGTGATGGCTTCCAGGCTGAGTTGGCTGTTCATTTTTTGAAG GGGGCCATATTATTTGATAAGCGGCTGGAAGTCAACTTCTCAAAGCACCCCAATATTACTACCGGACCGGACACACATGACTACTCGAATTCAAATCTCAACCGTTTTAACCGTAATGCTGCTAAAAACTACCGGTATTGTTGCTCTCCTACTAAGATGATCCACCTCTCCTCCCTGCCCCAGGATGTAACAGAGGAAGAGATCGTGGCACATCTGGAGGAGCATGGTCCCATCATCAATAGTAAGCTGTTTGAGATGAATGGCAAACAGCAGGCTCTTGTTCTTTTTGAAAAGGAGGAGCAGGCAACTGAGGCACTGGTATGCAAAAATGCTACACCCCTTGGTGGCTCAACCATCCGCATTTCGTTTTCTCAGTTACAGAGCATCTGA